Genomic DNA from Chitinivibrionia bacterium:
CCAATTCCAAAGGTGTAATGTATCTGGTGCTGTAATTAGGAACAACTTCATCTTCGTAATACAACGCCAACGCCTCTTTCAAATTTTCTATTGCCAAGTCCATAGTTCTGCCTTGTGAGGTAATGTTATTTTCC
This window encodes:
- a CDS encoding type II toxin-antitoxin system HicB family antitoxin, whose amino-acid sequence is MRFNGTAVIWREDDWFVAMCVENNITSQGRTMDLAIENLKEALALYYEDEVVPNYSTRYITPLELAV